In the genome of Halobacterium noricense, one region contains:
- a CDS encoding VirB4 family type IV secretion system protein — translation MICNAFLQAGGIDRQLEEWLPAPTSIEGAVLYVVLAVMAVLIVVQLWNWYAEDDEPQVAFADVLDEETLEEGRVEGQILDDVAESQQTVTAPDAIEWETRAARVGEQWTSTLYIADYPDYPSDGYLSELFELTDVQFDLTAHVTPRNQERARDELQDIADDLQVDADLEQSVRSAYLQERANEAAATYTAVENGASVFDQSMFVTVRADEKDDLRDAVQTVKSTLRDDPANLTPKTAICRQDLALQSAAPIGRDEFGRTSIALGGAIGALLASPQQATILEEGGVEFGIHKDTRSPVVIDPFSRENGYAMFTIGDPGSGKSFSSKQNFIRSIEQSKDRIGVILEPLNDWAGVAEALDAERITVGGTLGLNPLELRETPERVQRAMGEDASPFNEKLDDAMSFLTNFFALRGVSLGDRRTTLELALTRAYNEQGITDDISTHDNPSPTIRDVMDVLETMVEEPEEFVVRTDEEAGKLAGDATWLLDQLRPFEEGGRYSNLGRPSAFDIRDEKVIYLDLAQQEGSVDSSTALTMQLLISLVYERAKVSEQEVVFYIDEARYLMQDAASLAFLETVFRHHRHHNLSIRLVTQTVDEFFEHAESEAILDQCAVKQFHRLDGMDEQWAEEFGLNYAQMRFVQDAVPGNEEAGFAEALVGVDGEWRGITVEAMPKEKQVIDFDPTTQGRSSLLGGEVERNTVFQDDDMTD, via the coding sequence ATGATATGTAATGCTTTCCTCCAGGCCGGCGGAATCGATCGCCAGCTCGAGGAGTGGCTACCAGCGCCAACATCGATCGAGGGCGCTGTCCTATACGTAGTCCTCGCTGTGATGGCTGTTCTCATCGTGGTACAGCTCTGGAACTGGTACGCCGAGGACGACGAGCCACAGGTTGCGTTCGCGGACGTGCTCGACGAGGAGACACTTGAGGAGGGTCGCGTGGAGGGCCAGATCCTTGACGACGTTGCGGAGTCCCAGCAGACCGTGACGGCCCCGGATGCCATCGAGTGGGAGACGCGCGCTGCCCGAGTTGGGGAGCAGTGGACGTCGACGCTGTACATCGCTGACTACCCGGATTATCCGAGCGATGGGTATCTCAGCGAACTTTTCGAGCTCACCGACGTCCAGTTCGATCTGACGGCGCACGTGACGCCCCGAAATCAGGAACGTGCGCGCGATGAGCTGCAGGATATCGCGGACGACCTCCAAGTCGACGCTGACCTCGAACAGAGCGTGCGCAGCGCGTACCTCCAGGAGCGCGCGAATGAAGCGGCGGCGACGTACACAGCAGTCGAGAACGGTGCCAGTGTGTTCGACCAGAGCATGTTCGTGACGGTACGCGCCGACGAGAAAGACGACCTTCGGGACGCCGTGCAGACGGTGAAGAGTACGCTCCGCGACGACCCGGCGAACCTCACGCCGAAAACGGCGATCTGTCGCCAGGACCTCGCCCTACAGTCGGCTGCGCCGATTGGACGCGACGAGTTCGGGCGGACGTCAATCGCGCTCGGTGGTGCCATAGGTGCGCTGTTGGCGTCTCCCCAGCAGGCGACGATCCTCGAGGAAGGTGGTGTCGAGTTCGGGATTCACAAGGATACGCGCAGCCCCGTCGTGATTGACCCGTTCAGCAGGGAGAACGGCTATGCGATGTTCACCATCGGTGACCCTGGTTCCGGGAAGTCGTTTAGTTCCAAGCAGAACTTCATCCGTTCGATCGAGCAGAGCAAGGACCGGATTGGCGTGATTCTCGAGCCGCTGAACGACTGGGCTGGCGTCGCCGAGGCGCTTGATGCGGAACGAATTACGGTCGGTGGGACGCTCGGGCTGAATCCCCTCGAACTACGGGAGACCCCTGAACGTGTCCAGCGTGCGATGGGCGAGGATGCGAGCCCGTTCAACGAGAAGCTCGACGACGCGATGAGCTTCCTCACGAACTTCTTCGCGTTACGCGGGGTTTCGCTTGGGGATCGACGGACGACGCTGGAACTCGCGCTCACGCGAGCGTACAACGAACAGGGAATTACGGACGATATTTCGACCCACGACAATCCCAGTCCGACGATTCGGGACGTAATGGACGTGCTCGAAACGATGGTTGAGGAGCCCGAGGAATTCGTTGTACGGACTGACGAGGAGGCCGGGAAGCTCGCTGGGGATGCGACGTGGCTGCTCGACCAGCTCCGTCCCTTCGAGGAAGGCGGCCGGTATTCGAATCTCGGGCGGCCATCGGCGTTTGACATTCGCGACGAGAAAGTGATCTACCTTGATTTAGCCCAGCAGGAGGGGAGCGTGGACAGCAGCACGGCGCTGACGATGCAGCTGTTGATCTCGTTGGTGTACGAGCGCGCGAAAGTCTCGGAGCAGGAGGTCGTGTTCTACATCGACGAAGCACGCTATCTCATGCAGGACGCCGCGAGCCTCGCATTTCTGGAAACGGTGTTTCGTCATCACCGGCATCACAACCTCTCGATTCGCTTGGTGACGCAGACGGTTGATGAGTTCTTCGAGCATGCCGAAAGCGAAGCGATCTTGGATCAGTGTGCGGTGAAGCAGTTCCACCGATTGGATGGGATGGACGAGCAGTGGGCCGAGGAGTTCGGGCTGAACTACGCACAGATGCGGTTCGTGCAGGACGCTGTCCCAGGAAATGAGGAGGCTGGGTTTGCGGAGGCATTGGTTGGTGTTGATGGTGAGTGGCGTGGGATTACGGTCGAAGCGATGCCCAAGGAGAAGCAGGTCATCGACTTCGATCCGACTACCCAGGGTCGTTCGTCGTTGCTCGGTGGGGAAGTCGAGAGGAATACGGTGTTTCAGGATGACGATATGACTGATTGA
- a CDS encoding RNA-guided endonuclease InsQ/TnpB family protein, producing MYGVRTITYNDDHCTLATVDGRIRAEYVTPEDDEGTPFAEYWNSGEWERNEATLHKRDGEYYLHVAVEKDLETDASTVENGAVLGVDLNVDGYLAVTSTGSFLGNADSLNHKRSEYERRRGRLQQTGTRSAHLTIQHIGSRFSRWSDDYLHRVSKAIVQEARRHDCSAIAFEDLEQICDRISNASKFQQWAFRTIQEYTEYKAEEHGILVETVEPAYTSQRCSHAACGFTHDKNRNGDDFECLNCGKELHADYNAARNIGWRLVQHWLKSGAGRANCQVALKSGTLNANGDYSPAESIGQSASPLTSPPL from the coding sequence GTGTACGGCGTCCGTACAATTACGTACAACGACGACCACTGTACGCTCGCTACCGTCGATGGCCGCATTCGCGCTGAATACGTGACGCCCGAAGACGACGAAGGGACGCCGTTCGCCGAATATTGGAATAGTGGGGAGTGGGAGCGCAACGAGGCGACCCTCCACAAGCGTGACGGCGAGTACTACCTCCACGTTGCCGTGGAGAAAGACCTAGAGACGGATGCGTCGACAGTCGAGAACGGAGCGGTTCTCGGCGTTGACCTCAACGTTGATGGCTACCTCGCCGTCACCAGCACGGGCTCGTTCCTCGGGAATGCGGACTCCCTCAACCACAAGCGCAGCGAGTACGAACGACGGCGTGGTCGTCTGCAACAGACTGGCACTCGATCCGCCCACCTCACCATCCAGCATATTGGATCACGGTTCTCACGCTGGAGTGACGACTACCTCCACCGTGTCTCGAAAGCCATCGTGCAAGAAGCGCGCCGCCATGACTGTTCGGCTATCGCGTTCGAGGACCTCGAGCAGATTTGCGACCGCATCTCGAACGCCAGTAAATTCCAGCAGTGGGCGTTCCGCACGATCCAGGAGTACACCGAGTACAAAGCCGAAGAGCACGGAATACTGGTGGAGACAGTTGAACCCGCATACACGAGTCAGCGGTGCAGCCACGCAGCGTGCGGCTTCACACACGACAAGAACCGAAACGGTGACGACTTCGAGTGCCTGAACTGTGGGAAGGAACTCCACGCCGACTATAATGCCGCGCGGAATATTGGGTGGCGGCTTGTCCAGCACTGGCTCAAGTCTGGTGCTGGACGCGCCAACTGTCAGGTGGCGCTGAAGTCAGGGACGCTGAACGCGAACGGCGACTATTCGCCTGCCGAGAGTATCGGCCAGAGCGCGAGTCCACTGACAAGCCCACCGCTTTAG
- a CDS encoding DUF7519 family protein translates to MSSQPTTVDESTWRPTRQATLISVLVTIAVTSLIAAWLDLLLPLATAWVAALSLAGGLWLATHSSWRVITQYLAGLLVAPLGLAATGGLAYAALSLSGTRFPQPTPAQGATAILEVVAQLIVVASLMLAVVGACVAIADLLTRASLRALSSVTYRTLVSPVLATTVLAAAAVIGTATLARQNQTVGSTVSDGLSVVTTYFLTPAAAAPQVASLVLLLFGTTATLGMALRALPIVALFGREHEAALHTIQGHLTKLTWGLILLIPIGVITDVLLRRPQFRSELSGSTYRLLIGATQLEPLRFLLAISIGVSLGLVVVSSVLKRLAQASAALSVARYSAALSGVTLTVVGVVVADPLVNTVQAFIVTSLPSTMAPTYRQLSGSVITFYGPATITLAALTAVLLSTAGMIAGFRLAMWIKLLPAKTVGPALSGAGLFVASAFGGVEALPGWVLFAGIIGSFVAWDSGHFAWQLGQEVGRHTPTRNTEAVHLAGTLAVGIVASAIAVAALTYATAISFIDPTTIPVALVGAAIAIFLLVFALRSATTA, encoded by the coding sequence ATGTCCTCACAGCCAACGACCGTCGACGAGTCCACGTGGCGACCGACGAGACAGGCCACCCTCATTAGCGTCCTCGTCACGATCGCCGTAACGTCGCTGATCGCCGCCTGGCTTGACTTGCTGCTCCCGCTTGCGACTGCATGGGTCGCCGCGCTCTCGCTCGCTGGCGGGCTGTGGCTGGCGACGCACTCCTCGTGGCGCGTCATCACGCAGTATCTTGCCGGCCTGCTCGTCGCCCCGCTCGGGCTCGCAGCGACGGGCGGGCTCGCGTACGCCGCGCTGTCGCTGTCCGGAACACGATTCCCACAGCCGACACCCGCGCAGGGCGCGACAGCCATCCTTGAGGTGGTTGCCCAACTCATCGTCGTCGCGAGTCTCATGCTGGCGGTGGTTGGCGCCTGCGTCGCCATCGCGGACCTCCTCACGCGGGCGTCACTCCGCGCGCTCTCCAGCGTCACGTACCGAACACTCGTCAGTCCAGTACTCGCGACAACAGTGCTGGCAGCGGCGGCAGTCATCGGCACGGCCACGCTTGCCCGCCAGAATCAGACGGTTGGCAGCACCGTCAGCGACGGCCTCTCCGTGGTGACGACGTATTTCCTCACGCCCGCCGCGGCTGCGCCCCAAGTGGCCTCGCTCGTCCTCCTGCTCTTCGGGACAACCGCTACACTCGGGATGGCGCTTCGCGCCCTTCCAATTGTCGCGCTCTTCGGCCGCGAGCACGAGGCCGCACTCCACACAATTCAGGGGCACCTCACCAAACTCACCTGGGGTCTCATACTCCTCATCCCGATCGGCGTAATTACCGACGTGCTGCTTCGGCGCCCACAGTTCCGGTCGGAACTGAGTGGTTCGACCTATCGATTGCTGATCGGCGCGACCCAACTGGAACCACTCCGGTTCCTACTCGCCATCAGTATCGGCGTGAGCCTCGGCTTAGTTGTGGTGAGTTCCGTGCTCAAGCGGCTTGCACAGGCCTCGGCGGCGCTCTCAGTTGCACGGTACAGTGCGGCGCTCAGCGGCGTCACGCTCACCGTCGTCGGGGTCGTTGTCGCCGACCCGCTCGTCAACACAGTCCAGGCGTTCATCGTGACATCACTGCCGTCAACGATGGCGCCGACCTACCGCCAGCTCTCCGGGAGCGTTATCACATTCTACGGCCCGGCCACCATTACGCTCGCCGCGCTGACAGCCGTTCTCCTCAGTACCGCCGGGATGATCGCGGGCTTCCGGCTGGCGATGTGGATCAAGCTCCTGCCAGCCAAAACCGTCGGCCCTGCACTGTCTGGGGCAGGGCTCTTCGTTGCCTCCGCCTTCGGCGGTGTCGAGGCACTCCCGGGATGGGTGTTGTTCGCTGGTATCATCGGCAGTTTCGTCGCCTGGGATAGTGGCCACTTCGCCTGGCAACTCGGCCAAGAAGTTGGCCGCCACACCCCCACGCGAAATACTGAAGCTGTCCACCTCGCTGGCACCCTCGCCGTCGGTATTGTCGCCAGCGCCATCGCCGTTGCCGCGCTCACCTACGCTACGGCGATTTCATTTATCGACCCGACCACCATCCCGGTCGCCCTGGTCGGTGCCGCTATTGCCATCTTCCTCCTCGTCTTCGCACTCCGGTCAGCGACCACCGCCTGA
- a CDS encoding DUF58 domain-containing protein: protein MTAVRRTYRWQMAGIAALLLVAVGFLYASAMVVAAAAIPVAFAAYDALSVVPADAELQADREIGMTAASPGERVPVTLTVTNTGDAAVPDLRVIDGVPGELAVVSGTPRVSAPLRAGDTASTTYEVVAKRGQHEFDAPVARGRSFAGSEQATTTLEPGGDTSFEGLRAIDSPPTKTPIHRAGTQPTDQGGPGLEFHRTRDYQPNDPLNRLNWRQYAKTGELSTVEFREEHATRTAIIVDARKATRVSPAPGHPTAPELNAYVSARLHDALATADVDTLLTAVGLPDDATLTVGPHDLPWVTAETPTDAADLLDAVEDTATNGPNRHSVTPTPPRADVFDLSMPAAGEAIRRRLPPRAEVVVVTPLLDDWPLELAGGLRPYDYPVTVVSPDVTDRTTSAGNLVALHRDLRQTRLTDAGFAVVDWQLDTPIDTALARSLTHLTH, encoded by the coding sequence ATGACGGCCGTGAGGCGGACGTACCGCTGGCAGATGGCGGGGATTGCGGCCCTGCTTCTCGTCGCGGTTGGCTTCCTGTACGCCAGCGCGATGGTCGTCGCTGCAGCCGCGATCCCCGTCGCGTTCGCCGCCTACGACGCACTCTCCGTGGTTCCAGCCGACGCTGAGCTTCAGGCGGACCGAGAAATTGGTATGACCGCCGCCAGTCCCGGTGAGCGCGTCCCAGTCACGCTCACTGTGACGAACACTGGGGACGCGGCGGTACCGGATCTGCGCGTGATCGACGGTGTCCCCGGGGAGCTTGCAGTGGTCTCGGGAACTCCGCGGGTGAGCGCGCCACTGCGAGCCGGCGACACCGCGTCGACCACCTACGAGGTGGTGGCCAAACGCGGCCAGCACGAGTTCGATGCGCCCGTCGCCCGTGGCCGGTCTTTTGCCGGGAGTGAGCAGGCGACGACCACCCTCGAGCCGGGCGGCGACACCAGCTTCGAGGGGCTTCGCGCGATCGACTCCCCACCAACGAAGACGCCCATTCATCGCGCAGGCACGCAGCCAACCGACCAGGGTGGCCCGGGGCTCGAGTTCCACCGCACACGCGACTACCAACCGAATGACCCACTGAATCGCTTGAACTGGCGCCAGTACGCCAAAACCGGCGAGCTCTCGACGGTCGAATTCCGGGAGGAACATGCCACTCGGACGGCCATCATCGTGGATGCGCGCAAAGCGACGCGTGTGAGTCCGGCACCAGGCCATCCGACAGCCCCGGAACTCAACGCGTACGTGAGCGCACGCTTGCACGACGCCCTCGCGACGGCCGACGTCGACACGCTCCTCACCGCGGTCGGCTTACCCGACGACGCGACGCTTACTGTCGGCCCGCATGATCTGCCGTGGGTGACCGCTGAGACGCCGACTGACGCCGCCGACCTCCTCGATGCCGTCGAGGACACCGCAACGAATGGGCCGAATCGCCACTCGGTGACGCCAACCCCACCGCGTGCGGACGTCTTCGATCTCTCGATGCCGGCAGCGGGCGAGGCGATTCGCCGCCGCCTCCCACCACGCGCCGAGGTTGTGGTTGTCACGCCCTTGCTCGACGACTGGCCGCTCGAGCTCGCGGGGGGACTGCGGCCGTACGACTACCCGGTTACGGTGGTCAGTCCGGACGTGACCGACCGCACAACGAGTGCGGGCAATCTCGTCGCGCTCCACCGCGACCTCCGACAGACGCGGCTGACGGATGCCGGCTTCGCGGTCGTTGACTGGCAGCTCGACACGCCGATTGATACAGCGCTCGCCCGCTCACTCACCCACCTCACTCACTAA
- a CDS encoding DUF7269 family protein, whose product MRTAVSGGLGVLALALGTVYTFEPGLATQLPGLSLVETRLGDTDPNHLLTAVGGVLSLYALLGAWGGSITPSNPAAGSTSRYDGAQERAPERVIDDDRTPVTEAVPSTLDATSLTEDETAEARTLLRDTTEALIATADATPEDALADGAWTESQLAAAFLSDAGDVEYSVWSRLRRWLDPERERARRVRVTAREVEAFAAHRTEADGE is encoded by the coding sequence ATGCGTACCGCTGTCAGTGGTGGGTTGGGCGTGCTGGCGCTCGCGCTCGGCACAGTCTACACCTTCGAACCGGGGCTCGCGACACAGCTCCCCGGCCTCTCCCTCGTCGAAACCAGACTCGGCGACACGGACCCGAATCACCTGCTGACGGCCGTTGGCGGCGTCCTCTCGCTGTACGCGCTCCTCGGGGCGTGGGGTGGGAGCATAACCCCGTCGAACCCGGCTGCAGGCAGTACGTCCCGGTATGATGGCGCACAGGAGCGCGCGCCGGAACGCGTTATCGACGACGACCGAACGCCAGTTACTGAAGCCGTTCCCAGTACGCTTGACGCCACTTCACTCACGGAAGACGAGACCGCGGAAGCACGCACGCTCCTGCGGGACACAACGGAGGCGTTGATCGCGACGGCAGACGCCACCCCCGAGGACGCGCTCGCGGATGGGGCGTGGACGGAGTCGCAGCTTGCAGCAGCGTTCCTCTCAGACGCCGGGGACGTCGAGTATTCCGTCTGGAGTCGGCTGCGTCGGTGGCTGGATCCGGAGCGGGAACGCGCTCGCCGCGTCCGCGTCACCGCTCGGGAAGTCGAAGCTTTCGCTGCACACCGCACGGAGGCGGATGGCGAATGA
- a CDS encoding transglutaminaseTgpA domain-containing protein → MSDRQQTPLVDSGRSRQWRSVALTGLLIIAVVLATGLTPALGSLANDTPASSVVPVPGGGSEPLQGSGGGGSAGNGTGGGAAAGGGSQLGALSPGQETSVGGSLASENSSGFQSQNDEIHFVVNADRPAYWRTNAYDRYTGSGWQQTGTPSAYSAPIHTERSDRQLTYSVQLKTAATALPTAWRPHRVRSGATLQVTPTRAVHAAETLPAGTTYTARSSRPPRDPAVLKATSGSASGDVADKYTQLPREEREALTPAVETITAGATSRYAAAKRVEAWLETNKNYSLSVSEPPSDGVASQFVHDMEAGYCEYFATSMTALLRAHDIPARYVVGYAPGEQSGPNQYTVRALHAHAWVEVYFSDVGWVRFDPTPASERQTQEAQSIGTGSGSAAGSQSEYTPAGVPGSPGETPPTNNQQSPNGTQSGSATGGSGQPQPGPAGTTAGPAGAPSDGSPTSSTGQNSSTSSGEPSSGDGDSQSNEPTQNDSETGSESSPLNVTLNRDPVPGSTVLVTVTRQDTAVSGARVSFNGESVGVTNETGNVTGTVPYTATLNISVTAPTDSATAQRTSQLATPQQSYRPLTLRSAQPARDERIAPRSSTQTHAQPPESGNNTTKSYSLATNASVSILGRTVTGNTVRVVAAVDNVSLRNASVSLDGEAVARTNNSGMTTLTLPSVPGNATIRVERGEVAGTRSVRLPELTVNASSVAPLALPFTRVEVMATLNGSAVPGAPVRLNGNEVGVTGPDGTLTTRLPVADAAALEVRKFEQTTTTSIQGIYQNTAIAVGAVVLVVGVLGYTKRRSGVRARGVLARLTAFLVGAVRWLSNTLVYVATTMAGWVARSIRTLHAALRAVLATLRGKLSPRVLATRLARWLQRVRRRLTSQTSSIADDITNRARAVQRGDTATPQSDYRTFREAWETLLTHVSIRRPDNYTPGELAAHAVSRDELPADAVATLRNEFRAVEYGHREPSARLERVETASQAIEAAARDEATQAEDSSETGGAD, encoded by the coding sequence ATGAGTGATCGTCAGCAAACGCCACTCGTTGACTCCGGCCGGTCACGGCAGTGGAGGAGCGTCGCGCTCACGGGCTTACTCATCATCGCGGTCGTTCTGGCGACTGGGTTGACGCCCGCGCTGGGCTCGCTCGCGAATGACACGCCCGCCAGTTCTGTCGTTCCTGTCCCTGGTGGCGGGTCGGAGCCACTCCAAGGCAGTGGTGGGGGTGGCAGCGCTGGGAATGGAACCGGTGGTGGCGCAGCAGCTGGTGGTGGGAGCCAACTCGGCGCGCTGTCTCCCGGCCAGGAGACGAGCGTCGGGGGGAGCCTGGCGTCGGAAAATTCGTCCGGGTTCCAGTCTCAGAATGACGAAATTCATTTTGTCGTGAACGCTGACCGGCCGGCGTACTGGCGGACGAACGCGTACGACCGCTACACCGGTAGCGGCTGGCAACAGACCGGTACGCCGAGCGCGTATTCGGCGCCGATTCACACCGAACGGAGTGACCGACAGCTCACGTACAGCGTCCAGCTGAAGACGGCGGCGACGGCGCTCCCGACGGCGTGGCGGCCACACCGCGTGCGTAGTGGGGCCACCCTGCAGGTGACGCCTACGCGGGCCGTGCATGCCGCCGAGACACTCCCCGCGGGGACGACGTACACTGCGCGGAGTTCGCGGCCACCACGCGACCCAGCCGTCCTGAAAGCGACCAGTGGGAGTGCGTCCGGGGACGTGGCCGACAAGTACACGCAGTTACCGCGCGAGGAACGCGAAGCACTCACACCGGCCGTCGAAACGATCACTGCTGGCGCTACGTCGCGATATGCCGCGGCCAAGCGGGTCGAGGCCTGGCTGGAGACGAACAAGAACTACTCGCTGTCCGTCTCGGAGCCACCATCCGATGGTGTCGCCAGCCAGTTCGTCCACGACATGGAGGCGGGGTACTGTGAGTACTTCGCGACGAGCATGACCGCGCTGCTGCGCGCCCACGACATTCCTGCACGCTACGTGGTCGGGTATGCGCCGGGCGAACAGTCGGGCCCCAACCAGTACACGGTTCGCGCGCTGCACGCTCACGCGTGGGTTGAAGTCTACTTCAGCGACGTTGGCTGGGTGCGCTTCGACCCGACTCCCGCCAGCGAGCGCCAGACCCAGGAAGCCCAATCGATCGGCACGGGCAGCGGGAGCGCCGCGGGCTCGCAAAGCGAGTACACCCCTGCCGGCGTCCCTGGATCTCCGGGGGAGACGCCACCGACCAACAATCAACAGTCGCCGAACGGCACCCAGTCCGGGAGCGCCACGGGTGGAAGCGGCCAGCCACAACCCGGTCCAGCAGGTACGACCGCGGGGCCAGCGGGCGCACCCAGCGATGGGAGTCCCACGAGCAGTACTGGACAGAACAGCTCGACCAGTAGTGGGGAGCCGTCGTCGGGAGACGGCGACTCCCAGTCCAACGAACCCACACAGAACGACTCGGAGACTGGTTCAGAATCCAGCCCGCTGAATGTGACGCTGAATCGTGATCCAGTCCCCGGCAGCACCGTACTTGTGACGGTTACTCGGCAGGATACTGCCGTTTCGGGGGCTCGCGTCTCGTTCAACGGCGAGTCAGTCGGCGTGACGAACGAGACTGGCAACGTGACTGGGACAGTGCCGTACACCGCCACCTTGAACATCTCCGTCACAGCGCCGACCGACTCCGCGACGGCACAACGCACATCGCAACTGGCGACGCCACAGCAGAGTTATCGACCGCTAACCCTCCGCAGCGCCCAGCCCGCACGCGACGAGCGAATTGCCCCACGGAGCAGCACGCAGACGCACGCCCAACCACCTGAGTCGGGGAACAACACGACGAAGAGCTATTCGTTGGCGACGAACGCGTCCGTCTCGATTCTCGGGCGGACGGTCACGGGGAATACGGTGCGAGTGGTGGCGGCCGTCGATAACGTTTCTCTCCGGAATGCGTCGGTCAGCCTCGATGGCGAGGCAGTCGCCAGGACGAACAATTCGGGTATGACGACGCTCACGCTGCCGAGTGTCCCCGGCAACGCGACGATCCGCGTCGAGCGCGGCGAGGTCGCCGGGACGAGGTCGGTTCGATTGCCGGAACTCACGGTGAATGCGTCATCTGTGGCGCCGCTTGCACTCCCGTTCACCCGCGTCGAGGTCATGGCCACCCTGAATGGGTCGGCTGTACCCGGTGCCCCAGTCCGACTCAACGGTAACGAGGTTGGCGTCACCGGGCCGGATGGCACGCTCACAACGCGCCTCCCGGTCGCCGACGCGGCCGCACTCGAAGTCCGCAAGTTCGAACAGACCACCACGACGAGCATCCAGGGGATCTACCAGAATACCGCGATTGCCGTTGGTGCGGTCGTCCTCGTGGTGGGCGTGCTCGGGTACACCAAACGCCGGTCCGGGGTTCGCGCTCGGGGAGTGCTCGCACGCCTGACCGCATTCCTCGTTGGGGCTGTGCGGTGGCTCAGTAACACGCTCGTCTACGTCGCCACTACGATGGCCGGATGGGTCGCGCGTAGTATTCGGACGCTCCACGCAGCACTCCGTGCGGTACTCGCGACTCTCCGTGGGAAGCTCTCGCCGCGGGTGCTCGCCACGCGGCTCGCGCGGTGGTTGCAGCGGGTGCGCCGGCGACTCACCAGCCAGACGTCGTCGATTGCGGACGACATCACGAACCGCGCCCGCGCCGTGCAGCGCGGCGACACAGCCACGCCACAGTCGGATTATCGGACGTTCCGGGAGGCCTGGGAGACGCTGCTCACGCATGTGTCCATTCGTCGGCCCGACAACTACACGCCGGGCGAGCTTGCGGCACACGCCGTCAGCCGTGACGAGTTGCCGGCCGACGCGGTTGCCACGCTGCGCAACGAGTTCCGCGCCGTCGAATACGGCCATCGGGAGCCGTCAGCGCGACTGGAACGCGTCGAGACCGCAAGTCAGGCGATCGAAGCGGCAGCCCGTGATGAGGCAACTCAAGCGGAGGACAGTTCGGAGACTGGGGGTGCGGACTAA
- a CDS encoding AAA family ATPase, with translation MDSSTARDRVGDVLEEVQAAVIADDDFLESVMTAFLADGHALLEDVPGTGKTLTAQSFATALGLEFSRIQFTPDLLPADITGSNIYNEADGTFEFQPGPVFANVVLADEINRAPPKTQAALLEAMGEGQVSVNGTTHELPSPFFVIATQNPVEQEGTFGLPEAQRDRFMVKTSMGYPGLDGELELIDRRANRFEHVPSVTPVLDGAETVADLQHVPETVDVETRLREYLVRIGRRTREDDRVDVGVSPRGIQKLFEASRARATLAGRDYVVPDDIKTTAIPALQHRLVLTAEADAKGVDREAIIEDVLEQLAVPGVTEEE, from the coding sequence ATGGACTCGTCGACGGCGCGCGACCGCGTGGGGGACGTACTTGAGGAAGTACAAGCTGCGGTAATTGCTGACGACGACTTCCTCGAGAGCGTGATGACCGCCTTCCTCGCGGACGGGCACGCACTCCTTGAGGACGTCCCAGGGACCGGGAAGACGCTGACCGCGCAGAGTTTCGCGACAGCGCTCGGCTTGGAGTTCTCCCGCATCCAGTTTACGCCGGATTTGTTGCCGGCGGACATCACTGGGTCGAACATCTATAATGAGGCTGATGGGACGTTCGAGTTCCAGCCCGGGCCAGTGTTCGCGAACGTCGTGCTCGCTGACGAGATCAATCGCGCACCCCCGAAAACACAGGCCGCGCTGCTCGAAGCGATGGGGGAAGGGCAAGTGAGTGTGAACGGCACCACTCACGAGTTGCCGAGTCCGTTTTTCGTGATTGCGACGCAGAATCCCGTCGAGCAGGAGGGGACGTTCGGGCTGCCGGAAGCCCAGCGCGACCGGTTCATGGTGAAAACGAGTATGGGGTATCCCGGGCTGGACGGCGAACTCGAGCTAATTGATCGGCGCGCGAATCGGTTCGAACACGTCCCCAGCGTCACGCCAGTCTTGGATGGCGCCGAAACGGTCGCCGACCTGCAACACGTGCCGGAGACCGTTGACGTCGAGACGCGGCTGCGTGAGTATCTCGTTCGGATCGGCCGCCGGACGCGTGAGGACGACCGTGTCGACGTTGGTGTGAGTCCGCGCGGCATCCAGAAGCTCTTCGAGGCGTCACGGGCCCGCGCGACGCTTGCCGGCCGCGACTACGTGGTACCGGACGATATCAAGACCACCGCGATCCCTGCCCTCCAGCATCGCCTCGTGTTGACCGCGGAAGCGGATGCCAAGGGCGTCGATCGTGAGGCGATCATCGAGGATGTCCTCGAGCAGCTTGCGGTGCCGGGCGTCACTGAAGAGGAGTGA